In Planctomycetota bacterium, the DNA window AGAGCGTACTCGTTCAGGACCTGGGCAGCAGCAACGGCACCTTCGTCAACAATCGCCGAGTCCAGGAGTCGCCCATGCTCGCGGGCGATCGACTGATGATCGGGTCGCTGACCTTCGTCATTCAAATCGACGGCGAGCCCATCAACGCCGACGCCGCCAACGCGGATTCCGGGACGATGTTGCACGAATTGCTCGACGGCCAGGACCCGTCCAGCCACCTCAACCCGACCGCCCAAGCCGATGCCGGCGACGGCGAGTGGGGCCTCGACCCCTCCGGCGCGGCCGCGGACATCGAAGAGCTGATGAACGACTGAGTCGCGCAGCGACCAGCGGGTTCACGCGGTTTCGAAGTACTCCTCGGGAGGCACGCGCAATGCCTCGACATCCCAGCCAGCGCGTTTCGCACCGGCGAGGTAGGCCGATTCGAGGAAGCCGAGCAGCATCCGCCGCGGGTCTTCGGCCTGTCGAAGCTCCGCGTAGTCGAGCCTCGCCATGTGACTACCGCCGACGTCGAACCAGCCGCCTGCCGACAGCGGCTCGCTCGCCAGGCCGTCGGGCTCGGGTGCGGTGTAGCTGTAGAACGCCGCCTGCGGGTAGT includes these proteins:
- a CDS encoding FHA domain-containing protein, producing MSTQTPLAKDQDGTIDVALLLHRETGIARRFELKHGATVIGRREDCGLRIPLGDVSRKHCQLVCDGQSVLVQDLGSSNGTFVNNRRVQESPMLAGDRLMIGSLTFVIQIDGEPINADAANADSGTMLHELLDGQDPSSHLNPTAQADAGDGEWGLDPSGAAADIEELMND